In the Alphaproteobacteria bacterium genome, TTCCGACGAGCGCGGCAGGCGCGAGCGAGAGCGCGACAAACACAACGATGAGGGGATGCCTGGTGAGACGCATGGCGTTCAGAAGCGGAAATAGAGAAAGGGGCTGTTCTCCTGGCCGGCCATCGCGGCCAGGGACAGCGTCAGCGCGAGCGCCACATAGGCGGAGGACGCGAAGCGCATCGACCGCGCGACGCGGTCCTCGTTCAGCCAGGCCTTCAGCGCGGGCCACAGCGGCAGCGACAACGCGAACGCGATCGCAATGACGATAAGCGTGTGCACAGTGACGAGATCAAAGGCCCGCAAGGGAGCCGCGCTCTCAGTCCCGAGCGTGAACATGCGGCCCAGATAGGACAGCGCCACCTCAAGCGTCGGCGCGCGGAAGAAGACCCAGCCGATCAGCACGACGAGCAGCACATATCCGGTGCGCAGGACGCGCGGGGTCCGCTCGAGCAACGCCGCGAGGGTGGGCAGACGTTCCAGCGACAGGAATAGGCCGTGCCAGAGCCCCCAGATGATGAAATTCCAGCTCGCCCCATGCCACGCGCCGGTCAGAAAGAACACGATCCACAGATTTCGAGCCGTTTTCCATGGGCCGAGGCGATTGCCGCCGAGCGGAATGTAGACGTAGTCGCGAAACCATGCGGACAGCGTCATGTGCCAGCGCCGCCAGAAATCCTGGATCGACACGGCCGAGTAGGGATAGTTGAAGTTCTCCGGGAAGCGAAAGCCGAACATGCGCGCGATCCCGATCGCCATGTCGGAGTAGCCGGAGAAATCAAAGTAGATCTGCAGCGCGTAGCAGATGACGCCGAGCCAGGCTGCGCCGGTCGACAGTTCGGATGCGGGGAGACCGAAGATCAAGTCCGCGATCTGCCCGATCGGATCGGCGATGAGCAGCTTCTTGGCAAGGCCGGTCACGAAACGCAGCACGCCGTATTCGAAATCGTTGGCGGTCACGAGGCGCGCGGGAAGCTGGTCCGCGATCTGCCGGTAGCGGATGATCGGTCCGGCGATGAGCTGCGGAAAGTTGACGATGTAGAGCGCGAAGGCGGGAAGCGATTTCTGCGGCGGCAGGACGCCGCGATAGACGTCGATCAGGTAGGACAGAATGTGGAAGGTGAAAAACGAGATGCCGAGCGGCAACGGGATGTCGGGCACGCGCAGCGCGGGAACGCCGATGGCGAGCAGCACATCGTCGAGATTGCCGACGAGGAAGCGGGTGTACTTGAACGCGATCAGGACCGCGAGATTGAACGCGATCGCGAACATGATCAGCGTGCGGCGCCGCGTGCCTTCGGCAGCTCCGATGATGCGGCCGAGATTGAAATTCAAAACCACCGAGGGAACGATCAACGCGACCGCCGCGACCGGGTCGCCCCAGGCGTAGAAGACGAGGCTCGCCGCGACGAGCAGCGGATTGTTCAGCGATTTCGGGAGCAGGAAATAGAGAGCGAGCGTGAGCGGCAGAAACAGGCAGACGAACGTCGGACTGCTGAAGACCATCCCCCGGAACCCGTCTCGCCCAACCGTCGTTTCCCCGTGGCATCCTAGCAACGAAGACGCCACCGTTGATAAGAAATTGCCGCGACCACGTGGGCAAGGGGAGCGCGCGCAACCTCCGGGCGTGCCTTGCCATTGCCCGAGTTTGGCGCAAGGCTCCGCCCCAGTGCCGGATCAACCGGTCATCCTCTTGCGACGGGAGGTACTCGTGACGGACACGCTCAAGCTCGACAAAGCATTATCGCGGCGAACCATGGTCCAGGCGCTGGCGGCTGGCGCGGGAGCGATGGTCACCGGCACCGCGGCGGCCCAACAGGGCCCGGTTGCGCCGCCAAGCACCATCACCACTCCGCCGCGCGATTTTTCCCCGCGCGGTGCGCCCACCACCTATTTCTGGGATCCCGACGTGATCGCGGTCGACCCGAGCTTCAACGGGCTTGCGCAGCCGAATGCCGCGATCCAGCGGCTCTATACCGGCGTGCTGTGGGCCGAAGGGCCGGCGTGGAGCGCGCAAGGGCGCTATCTGGTGTGGAGCGACATTCCGAACAATCGGCAGATGCGCTGGTCGGAGGACGACGGCCGCGTCAGCGTGTTCCGCAGCCCATCGAACAACAGCAACGGCAACACATTCGATTTCCAGGGGCGGCAGGTATCCTGCGAGCACTTGACGCGCCGCGTCACGCGCTACGAGCACGACGGGACCGCGACCGTGCTCGCCGACAGCTACAACGGCAAGCGGCTCAACTCACCGAACGATGTCGTGCCGCATCCGGACGGCAGCTACTGGTTCACCGATCCGCCCTATGGCGGCCAGCTATACGAGGGAGAGCCGGATGTCGCCGGCGGCCCGAGCAATGTGGCGGGCAAGCTCAACCCGCGCATCGGCCAGCCGGCGGGCTTTGCGGGAGGCCGCCGCGAATTGCCGACCAACTGCTATCGCGTCGATCCGGGCGGCCGGGTCGATCTTGTCGTGAGCGAGGACCAGGTGCCCGATCCGAACGGACTCGCGTTCTCGCCCGACTACAAGAAGCTCTATGTCGTCTCCACCGGCAAGGGGCCGGGCGACACCGGCCCGGGCGGCAAGGGCGACGTCCATGTGTTCGACGTCGGCTCGGACAACAAGCTGTCGAACCAGAAGCTGTTTTCCGACTGCATGGTCGACGGCGTGAAGTGCGGGCCGGACGGCATCCGCAGCGACGTCAACGGCAATATGTGGATCTCGAGCAATGCCGGCCGCGCCGTCGGCTATAGCGGCGTGACGGTGTGGTCGCCCGAAGGCAAGCTGCTCGGCCGCATCCGCATCCCCGAAGTGGTCGGCAACGTCTGCTTCGGCGGCCCCAAGCGCAACCGCCTGTTCATGGCGGGAAGCCAGTCGCTCTATGCGGTTTTCACCGCCACGCAAGGTGCGGCGCCAGGCTGATTGCGGCGTCGGTTCCGGCTGACGCCACGGCCGTCAGCCGGTGAACTCCAGGATGTCATACCCGACGTGACGGTCCACCATGTGGATCAGGCCGCGCTGATCCAGCATGACGTCATTACTCTGCGGGGCGGCGCGTCCGCCTGCGGGCTCGGGGATGAAGTGGCCGACCTCGCGCGGCTGAAAAGGGTCCGCCACGTCGATGATGCGCAGGCCGGCGGAGAACCACACCGCGTAGATCAGCGTGCCGTCCATCGCCTCGTGATACTGGTGCGCGCCAAAGCGCGCGCCTTCGACCCGCGCAAAGGGTGAATCGTGCTCGCTCACCTCGAACAGCCCAAGTGGCCTGATCGCGGTGGGATCGGTGACGTCGAAGGTCGCGAGCCCCGCATGCAGGCGGCCGCGCCGCGCCTGCTCCTCGCTCGCGCTCTGCGCCTGATCCTCCTCGTCGATGGTGACCGCGATGCGGCGGCCCGCGATGCGCGTCGGCACCGGCATCACGGTGTGCGTCGGTTCGGGGAAGGGCGGATGATAGTTGTAGGAACCGAGCGTGCGCGGCTTTGCGATATCGGCGCAGTCGACCACGAAGAAGCCGCCGTGCCAGCACGAGGCCCACAGCTCATCGCCGAAGCGCAACGCATGATGCAGGCGATGGCGCCGGCCCTGCCATGAGGGCGTCTCGCCGCCCGCGAGATGCTGGCCCGGCATCCACCAGCGCGAGACTTCCGTTGGGCGATGCGGATCCGCGATGTCGTAGACGACCAGGATATTGCCGACGAAGCCCTCGATCTCGGTCGAGATGTAGGCGTAGCGGGCATCCATCGCAAAACGATGCACGCCGATGCCGCCGGTCTTCTGGTAGGCGATGAGCTCTGGTTTCGCCGGGTTTGCCACATCGTAGATCTTGAAGCCGCCATTCTGGTAGTGCTCGCGCGCGGCCGCTTCCACGGCGACAAGATCCGTTTCGCTGACGCCCATCCGCGCTGCGATTTCAGGCGCGGTCGGCTCGCGGCCGAGGTTGGCGGCAAGCTCCGCGCGTGCCGCGGGCAATTGCTCGGCGCGGCGGCCGACGCGGGTCATGTTGCGTTCGTGGTTGACGATCATCACGTCGCCGACGACGCGGACCTTGTGGCTGTGCGAGGCCGGATCGTCGAGTGTGATCGTGGCGACGACACGCGGATGGTACGGGTCGGCAACGTCGATGATCGTGGTGCCGAGCTGGTCCTTGTTGGGGATGTGCCCCACATAGGCGTGATGGCCCGCGACAGTGACTTGCCCGGCGCCCGGCACATCGAGATGAGCGAGGCGGCGCACCTTGTGCGCCGCGGCACCTGTATCGGCTGATCGCGTCATTCGAGCCGCGCTCCCGCCGCTCTCACGACCGCGCTCCACTTCGGAATCTCGGAATGGATGTAGGCGGCAAACTCCGCGGGCGATGAGCCAGCGATGTCGACCCCGAGATCGCCAAGTGCCTTGCGCGTCTCCGGATCGGCGAGTGCCGCGACGGTCGCGCGATGCAGTGCCGCAGATGATGTCCGGAGGCGTGCCGGCCGGCGCCACAAGGCCGTGCCATGTGGTGGCGTCGAACCCCGTAAGCCCAAGCTCATCGATCGTCGGCACGTCGGGCAACACGGTGGTGCGTTTCAAGGTCGTGACGGCGAGCGGGCGCACCAGCCCATCCCTGATGTGGCCGACCACCGAGGCCGCGGTCGCGAACATCATCTGCACATGCCCGGCGATCACGTCCTGCAAGGCCGGCGCTGCGCCCTTGTAGGCGACATGCACGATATCGATGTGGGCCTCGGTCTTGAACAACTCACCGGCGAGATGTGCGGCCGCACCATAGCCCGAAGAGGCGAAGTTGATCTGCCCGGGCTTTTGCCGGGCCAGCGCAATCAGTTCGGCCATCGAGTGCGCGGGCAACGCCGGATTGACCACCAGGATATTCGCCTGCGAGCCGATCAGGCTGATCGGCGCGAAGTCCTTCTCAGCGTCGTAGCCGACTTTGCGATAAAGGCTCGCATTGGTGGCGAGGATCGAGTTGTTTCCCATCAGCAGCGTGTAGCCGTCGGGCGCGGCGCGGGCCGCAAGTTCGGCCGCGATATTGCCGCCGGCGCCCGGCCGGTTCTCGACCACGAAGGGCTGGCCGAGGATTTGCTCGATCTTCTTGCCCAGGATGCGCGCCAGCACGTCGCTCGGTCCGCCCGGCGTGAACGCGACGACCAGCGTAACCGGGCGCGCCGGATATTCGGCAGCGCGTGCGGATGCATCGAACCAGAACGCCGCAAGGCCAACGAGGAGAGCTGCGATTGCGCGCATGCTCTCCTCAATAGCGGATCGGGTACGGCCCCGCTACGCGCGCGTCTGCGATGACCGGCTACTTGTTGGCGTAGTGCACTTTCTCGGACTTCTGAGTCGCCGCGAGCTGTTTCTTCTTCTTTTTCAGAAGCGCGAGGCGCTTCGCGCGATCGGCCCTCGCCTTGGCGATACGCTTCTTCGCCTCGAGTGCCGCCTGGTAGCGCTGGCATTCGATCGGATTGCTGTTGCGCAGGTCCGCGCGTTCGAACTCGGTCGGCTCGCGGAAGAACCAGTGACGGCCAGCCTCGAGCACCGGCACGAACTCCTTCTTGAAGCGGCACGCGTTGCGGTCCGACGTCAGGGCGGGGTTCATGTAATAGCGGATGTTGTCCGCGAGCACGTCGCTGCGGCCTTCGAGCTCGTCAGCCGCAATCGCGAGCGCCTGCTCCCAAGCCTTGCCCGGCCGCGGCGTGCGTCGCGCCAGCGGGAGGCAGGCGAATGAAAACTGGCAGACGCCGGCTTTCTTGTAGAACACGACGTCGCAGAGATCGGCCCCGCCCCACTTGCGCAGGTTCGCTTTGGCGCGGTCGACCACGACGCGGGCAATGTGCCGCTGCCCTGTTTCCGACTCAGAGGTGGAGCCGCCCTCGAAATAGATGGCAAGCGCAACGCAATGAGCCTGGGACTCGCCCACGATGTCGCGCGGCAGGAGCTCGTCGTTCAGCGCGTTGTCATCGCCGAGCGGGATGAAAGCCGCATACACCGATCCCAGGATCAGGACCGCTAGAAGTGAACCCAGACCGATACTGAATCGCAGACTCGAAACCTGCACGTCTGCCCCCGTTTCTGCTGCCGCCCGGCCCCTTGATTCTCCTTGTTGGAGGGCAGCTTTCGGAGGCGCGGCCGATCAGTAAAGCAAGGAAGGCACTTGGAACGGCCATTCCGGGTATGGCGTGCTAATTCTGCAACAGATCGGAACTTTCGAAGGTACTCCGCGGTAGGCGATGGTTTGCGAATGACCCGTTTTGAAGCAGCCTGCGGGTCAGCTGTTGAGGCCAAATTCCTTCGCCAGCAGCTCGTACGAGCGTTTGCGCGCCGCGTGGTCGAAGACCATCGTGGTGATCATGACCTCATCGGCCTTCGTGGATTGC is a window encoding:
- a CDS encoding tripartite tricarboxylate transporter substrate-binding protein, encoding MRAIAALLVGLAAFWFDASARAAEYPARPVTLVVAFTPGGPSDVLARILGKKIEQILGQPFVVENRPGAGGNIAAELAARAAPDGYTLLMGNNSILATNASLYRKVGYDAEKDFAPISLIGSQANILVVNPALPAHSMAELIALARQKPGQINFASSGYGAAAHLAGELFKTEAHIDIVHVAYKGAAPALQDVIAGHVQMMFATAASVVGHIRDGLVRPLAVTTLKRTTVLPDVPTIDELGLTGFDATTWHGLVAPAGTPPDIICGTASRDRRGTRRSGDAQGTWRSRGRHRWLIARGVCRLHPFRDSEVERGRESGGSAARMTRSADTGAAAHKVRRLAHLDVPGAGQVTVAGHHAYVGHIPNKDQLGTTIIDVADPYHPRVVATITLDDPASHSHKVRVVGDVMIVNHERNMTRVGRRAEQLPAARAELAANLGREPTAPEIAARMGVSETDLVAVEAAAREHYQNGGFKIYDVANPAKPELIAYQKTGGIGVHRFAMDARYAYISTEIEGFVGNILVVYDIADPHRPTEVSRWWMPGQHLAGGETPSWQGRRHRLHHALRFGDELWASCWHGGFFVVDCADIAKPRTLGSYNYHPPFPEPTHTVMPVPTRIAGRRIAVTIDEEDQAQSASEEQARRGRLHAGLATFDVTDPTAIRPLGLFEVSEHDSPFARVEGARFGAHQYHEAMDGTLIYAVWFSAGLRIIDVADPFQPREVGHFIPEPAGGRAAPQSNDVMLDQRGLIHMVDRHVGYDILEFTG
- a CDS encoding SMP-30/gluconolactonase/LRE family protein; this encodes MTDTLKLDKALSRRTMVQALAAGAGAMVTGTAAAQQGPVAPPSTITTPPRDFSPRGAPTTYFWDPDVIAVDPSFNGLAQPNAAIQRLYTGVLWAEGPAWSAQGRYLVWSDIPNNRQMRWSEDDGRVSVFRSPSNNSNGNTFDFQGRQVSCEHLTRRVTRYEHDGTATVLADSYNGKRLNSPNDVVPHPDGSYWFTDPPYGGQLYEGEPDVAGGPSNVAGKLNPRIGQPAGFAGGRRELPTNCYRVDPGGRVDLVVSEDQVPDPNGLAFSPDYKKLYVVSTGKGPGDTGPGGKGDVHVFDVGSDNKLSNQKLFSDCMVDGVKCGPDGIRSDVNGNMWISSNAGRAVGYSGVTVWSPEGKLLGRIRIPEVVGNVCFGGPKRNRLFMAGSQSLYAVFTATQGAAPG
- a CDS encoding cell wall hydrolase, whose amino-acid sequence is MQVSSLRFSIGLGSLLAVLILGSVYAAFIPLGDDNALNDELLPRDIVGESQAHCVALAIYFEGGSTSESETGQRHIARVVVDRAKANLRKWGGADLCDVVFYKKAGVCQFSFACLPLARRTPRPGKAWEQALAIAADELEGRSDVLADNIRYYMNPALTSDRNACRFKKEFVPVLEAGRHWFFREPTEFERADLRNSNPIECQRYQAALEAKKRIAKARADRAKRLALLKKKKKQLAATQKSEKVHYANK
- a CDS encoding MBOAT family protein; this encodes MVFSSPTFVCLFLPLTLALYFLLPKSLNNPLLVAASLVFYAWGDPVAAVALIVPSVVLNFNLGRIIGAAEGTRRRTLIMFAIAFNLAVLIAFKYTRFLVGNLDDVLLAIGVPALRVPDIPLPLGISFFTFHILSYLIDVYRGVLPPQKSLPAFALYIVNFPQLIAGPIIRYRQIADQLPARLVTANDFEYGVLRFVTGLAKKLLIADPIGQIADLIFGLPASELSTGAAWLGVICYALQIYFDFSGYSDMAIGIARMFGFRFPENFNYPYSAVSIQDFWRRWHMTLSAWFRDYVYIPLGGNRLGPWKTARNLWIVFFLTGAWHGASWNFIIWGLWHGLFLSLERLPTLAALLERTPRVLRTGYVLLVVLIGWVFFRAPTLEVALSYLGRMFTLGTESAAPLRAFDLVTVHTLIVIAIAFALSLPLWPALKAWLNEDRVARSMRFASSAYVALALTLSLAAMAGQENSPFLYFRF